The following proteins are encoded in a genomic region of Ostrinia nubilalis chromosome 1, ilOstNubi1.1, whole genome shotgun sequence:
- the LOC135077412 gene encoding putative nuclease HARBI1: MNAINAIVHLANNADPARRRKLYRQRSNPFDLRDLNFKIKYRFNKDTVRTIIDLVEDDLVQSARGGGTCPELQVLVAIRCWGRREVQDDAGDLHGLSQPTVSRICARVAHAIANKANSFIKMPITIGEQERISAKFRAIKNFPGVIGAIDCTHIKIKKTGGDMAQYYINRKGYYSLNVQVVCDADLKIMDIVARWRGSTHDSRIFMESNIKQRFEDRQFRGRLIGDSGYPLLPYLFTPILRPSRPEEEAYNNAHISTRNTVERCFGVWKQRFQCLLHGLPVSLQNGKAVIIALAVLHNIAIDMNDTLLEQHMEQVPVTPQLSTENSVHDNRPSLLRRRSQLILQNFINQHF; the protein is encoded by the exons atgaatgctataaatgcaattgtgcatttagccaataatgccgacccagcgcgacgtagaaagctctaccgccaacgaagcaacccattcgatttgcgggacctaaattttaaaataaaatataggttcaataaggacacagtgcgcaccatcatagatttggtggaagatgatctggttcagagcgctagaggtggtggcacgtgtcctgaactgcaagttttagtggccataagatgttggggacgtcgtgag gtacaagatgatgctggtgacctccatggcctaagtcagccgacagtgagccggatatgcgccagagtcgcgcatgcaatcgcgaataaggcaaattccttcatcaaaatgcctatcactataggagagcaggaaagaattagtgccaaatttagagcaattaaaaattttcctggggtgataggagccatagattgcacccacattaaaattaaaaaaaccggaggtgacatggcccagtactatattaatagaaaaggctattattccctgaatgttcag gttgtctgtgatgctgacctcaaaataatggatatagtggctagatggcgaggcagtacacatgacagtcgaatttttatggagagcaatataaaacaacgatttgaggataggcagtttagaggacgccttattggcgattcgggctaccctcttctgccatatctatttacacctattttaaggcctagtcgtccagaagaagaagcatacaataatgctcacatctcaactaggaacactgttgaaaggtgttttggggtgtggaagcagcggttccaatgcctactccatggcttaccagtaagcctccaaaatggaaaagctgtgatcatagcattggctgtattacataatatagccattgatatgaatgacacattgttag aacaacatatggagcaggtccctgtaactccgcaactttcgacggagaacagtgttcacgacaaccgaccttcattgttgaggcgtaggtcgcagttgatactacaaaattttataaatcaacatttttga